Genomic window (Nicotiana sylvestris chromosome 7, ASM39365v2, whole genome shotgun sequence):
TCCATGCTATGTGAAGATATCATTTTCATTTTGATGAAAAGGTATATTTTGTTTAGTttgattctcttttaaaatcaaAGGTGTAGCTTTCAGAGCTCAAAATGCCCAGATCACCCATGTGAAAGGATCATATTATGGACAAATTAAGGTTTTCCTGTTGTCTTATCATGTGCTGGAAAATCAAGCACAACATTTTCATCTAAATGGTCCTGAAGTTCCCATTGATGTGGAAATCACGTATTAGTAGATATTTTAAATTTATATCTTCATTTGGACAAAGACTGGGTGTTGATATACATCCATAGGCTACACACTATGTTAGCTAGTTTCTTGAATGGCACGATTAATTTTTTAGCAGGGCTGGTCATGTCCTTATATTGTCGGTGGTTATAGttattaagaaaagaaaatagatatGGACTCCCATAATGTTCCTCATGAAGAGGTTTCTTACTGCATTCTGATTCCAAAAGGTATGATTTAAACTTAAGTCATAAAATCTTTGCAGACTGCTAAAAGTAGCACTAGTTAGGATGTTGAGTTCCTATTTGGTTTGTCTAGCGGTGTGACTAGTTCAAATTTCTAACAGCTTAACTTTGTGGCTCCCTCAATTAACTGATGTGTGGAAGGAAATGAATGTGACTCGATGTTGGTGTCAGTTGCATGTGGTCACAATAGCTGGGTGCAACATTTACTTCGGAATCTCGGCAATGGTTTTTCTGGTAATATCAGGGAAGATTTCATTATTAGTGAATGTTATCCGAAATTAGGGGAAAACAATTGCATCATAGGCTAACAATAAAGACAAGAAAGTAATAAAGCTTGTGGTTACTGATATGACAGGGGAGACAACTCATACAAGCAACTAAATGATGTGGTTGAAGTGGGTAATTTCTGAAAACATGTGTATATTGAAGTGACTTCTTAAATTATTTTCTCATTAATTTTGTGCTTAGTTCATGGGATGATGAAACTTGAGATATACCTCCTCTCTGTTTCTGTGGGTTCTAGCAAAGGAACCAGTGGCAGAGGGAAACCAGGCTGGATTGCCTATCTAATTGAAAGTACTGAACCCCCTTTAGCCCTCAGCAACTCTTTTTGTAGTACGGTGGAGGCATTGATCTTCTTCTGTTAAACTAAGATGTCTGATGTTGACATTCAGGTCTTGCAATTCAATAGTCATATCTTAAACACTCATTTTTAATTTCTTGATCAAAACTGACCAATGAAATGTTGATATcttccctttgtttcttttttaTGGTAGATATGAATCTAGTCCAGAAAGTTCATTTGACAGTCATAAGATGACTTTCATCTGGATGCTTTTTTTGCATCAATTTGAAATTATTTCAATTGAGACATTTTGAAATTGTATTTAAGGCCTCCCAAAATCAAAATGATATGATGGTAGGTGAAAAGGAGGCTTTACTTTCCAGGATTTTTTAACTAGACTTACAAACGCAATACCATTATATACAAACCTTTTGTAGGCCCAACCTGCAAAACTGCTTATTCATATTACAGATACGCGAGGGAAATATAGCTCTATAGTAGCTCTATACTTGTAGTGAGTAGAAATTTCCTCTGGTGGATGGTAGTTGCAATTGTGTTGAGACATAACACAACTTCAGTCATAGAAGTTTGTAGTACTGGCTCAGCTGCTTTAAAATTAGCTGTTAAGCTTTTGCTCAGTTGTGCTCGTTAAAACCTGTATTATCCAGCGAACACTTCGTCAAGtaaaatttaaaaacttaagGAATGCTTTAAAGGCCGTAGAACTTTTTTGTATATTCATACATTGATTGTAACTGTAATAATTACTGATTGTACATCTACAAGAACACTACAGTTCGATAGAAGAAATTTGTGGAAGTAAATTATTACTGGTTTCATTGCTACTTGTACTGATAGGTTTATTAAATTCCATCACACTGAAATTTTGGATAGAGTGGAATAATATTGTAGAGCCACATGAACACAGAGGATTCATATATCTAGTCCTAACGAATCTGGGAGTGGACGTAATGGACGTAATACCATGGAGTAGTTAATCTTTTATAGTTGAACAGACATGACCTGTCGTAAGGGTAAGAAACAGTACATATATGCACATTGCTACCATCACCACTATTGCTGCCAAGACTATTACTAGTACTATTTCCGTAATTGTTTTAAGGGAGAAGAAGAGAATAGGAAACACTTCCTTCCAAGGATCAGGTTATACTTGACAATGTAGGATTAATGGAAATCAACAGAAAAAAAAATGCTTGAGAAAAGAAATATTGCCTAGATTTAAACTTCAGGAACTTGTTGCAGGCATTTCAGATTTTTTTAATTACATTTCTAGACCTTTATAAGATGTGCCAAATTAGAGATATTTATTGCAAACTACTAAACTGCTTCAGAATTGCCAGTTAAAAATGTGGTCCACAAAAGTTGGAGTAACATGTATATACATGTTTGTAGTGGCTCCATTGAAGCTTAGTCATAAGTTATTCTGAATATTCGAGAAAAGGgagcaaagaaaatgaaaatgtgGTGCCTCTTTTCTTGGAAGGCCTAAAGGTGCTCAGGCTCATTATTTAGTTTTTGTGTTAAACTTCGGTATTTGATTCTTCCATAAAGAAAATACAGGGtatgcttcttctttttttaaaataaattgttTGGTCGTCAAGTCCTGCTCTTGTGAAACAAGCTTAACAGGTTACATTTAATTCCTTTGGTTGTTTTTGTAAGCTTAAAATCTATATGCAGGTCCTAGTTGGTGTTCTATTTTGAAAAGGTTAGTTATATAAGGTGCTTGATTAGAAATTCCCCCTCCTTTTATGTTACATTTCAGTATCTTCTGTCCCATGTTTCCAAGATGAACAAATGAGGTTGTTCCTGTTGTAGAAGGATTAAATCCTGGTAATTAGGCTTTGAATTGCAGAATTTTGGTAGTGTCAGAATACTAGTTCATCATTGGCTGCAGCATAAAAGCTTAAGGACTTAATGCTAAAGAGAATTTTATACTTACCCCTACCGCTGTCATAAAATTGCACACTGCACATTTCACTGATCGTGCCCCATATTGGTACATCAACAGCATGCGGCAGTTGCCACAATTCACATGTGCTACCTGATTTGCTGTGACAATACCATTTTATTCTTACTTGTACTAGCAAGGATATGTAATATATGGAATATATTTCAAAAAGCTGGAGAATCACTTTACCTTCCATAGCTAAATTGACTGTGTGACAACAAGAACACTGCACGCTTGTTGCTCCACGAATGTACATTAGTAATGTGTGGCAGCCTCCGCAAACCAACTGAGCCATCTCAGTGCCTGTTTAAGGTTCATAACATGTAAATGGACTTTAGGAGCTTAAAGATTTAAATGAATGTTCAATCAATGAACATGTACCAGGAGGTGGTACTGCTGTGACTGCATTGCAAACTGCACAGCAGACAGATGTTGCTCCAACTGGATAGAGTAAAAGATTTCTACATCCAGAGCACACGAGCTGGCTCTGTGTACCTGTCAGTCACCATATTATACAGTCAAACAGGTCTCGCATTATTATAAAGTGGTCACTTTTCCTGAACTGTGAGACTGATTCATCAGAAAGTTGAAGCTGAATTCAGAATTATTAAGCAATTAACAAGTTACTAGTCAAGAAAGTATTGGTGCCCATGACGTTAATTGATTTTGGTCTATTTAATAAATACACTTCATCTagaaatgctaaattaaactttgATTTGGATTCTAGAGTTGGAGATTTAGATAAGAACTCTTGATCTTCCAACTACAACCATCAATATTATCCTTCTTATttgtcttattattattattagcaaGCAAAAATAGGTGAATGGAAAATGTTGTACCGTTAGCAGGCGGTGTAAATGGCGTTGGTGGTGTAGGATATGGGGCAAGAGGAACTGGCATTATGAAGCTAACAGAGGTAGTCAAGTCCAATCCCAAGATCTCAAACGCTTACtgcttcaacaactttgaaaagagCAGCTGCTTCCATCTAAATTTGCTGTATCCTGAAAAATTACGGAAAACTAT
Coding sequences:
- the LOC104233995 gene encoding protein LOL1 isoform X1, which gives rise to MPVPLAPYPTPPTPFTPPANGTQSQLVCSGCRNLLLYPVGATSVCCAVCNAVTAVPPPGTEMAQLVCGGCHTLLMYIRGATSVQCSCCHTVNLAMEANQVAHVNCGNCRMLLMYQYGARSVKCAVCNFMTAVGVLTSTTEQKLNS
- the LOC104233995 gene encoding protein LSD1 isoform X2, which gives rise to MPVPLAPYPTPPTPFTPPANGTQSQLVCSGCRNLLLYPVGATSVCCAVCNAVTAVPPPGTEMAQLVCGGCHTLLMYIRGATSVQCSCCHTVNLAMEANQVAHVNCGNCRMLLMYQYGARSVKCAVCNFMTAVGVSIKFSLALSP